One genomic window of Thalassolituus hydrocarboniclasticus includes the following:
- a CDS encoding polysaccharide deacetylase family protein, which translates to MRFIFPLLLGLIISPLTQAAGPAKVATLERSLWPQPLTSAVAFDRASAAEILTFARLLEATPLNNEADIKAFTAVDKPDAASVQRWLEKTRQRLQANYAQACGQCAASASWAALTAVSQRPVTGKYQNWAKASEAFHLRYLYEQVRLAALFPRITSEIHTFNQHEVDGFELPDRQFLLSYDDGPAPDRLKDGVKVNGTEQLVKALENAGMHAQFFALGERIKQQKAPEDFYASQCLGSHGEVHKSHQKWDGWADSISTTRSRLNDYQPGPYWFRPPYGQRSEALTAALKQAGEGVMLWNIDSQDWNRKLSDKDVEDRVITLMLLWRRGIILYHDIHPRALANLAALQTLQQQAGLNWRDCRSLQPTAINL; encoded by the coding sequence ATGCGTTTCATTTTCCCGCTGTTACTGGGCCTGATCATCAGCCCGCTCACTCAGGCCGCAGGCCCCGCTAAAGTCGCCACGCTGGAGCGCAGCCTGTGGCCACAACCGTTAACCAGCGCCGTGGCGTTTGACCGTGCCTCCGCCGCCGAAATTCTGACCTTCGCCCGCTTGCTGGAAGCCACGCCGCTGAACAACGAAGCCGACATCAAAGCCTTCACCGCCGTCGATAAGCCCGATGCCGCCAGCGTGCAGCGCTGGCTGGAGAAAACCCGGCAGCGGCTGCAGGCTAACTACGCACAGGCCTGTGGTCAGTGTGCCGCGTCCGCCAGCTGGGCGGCATTAACCGCCGTCAGCCAACGGCCCGTTACCGGGAAGTATCAGAATTGGGCCAAAGCCAGTGAAGCATTTCACTTACGTTACCTGTATGAGCAGGTGCGTCTGGCGGCACTGTTCCCGCGTATTACCAGTGAAATTCACACCTTTAATCAGCACGAAGTGGATGGTTTTGAATTACCCGACCGGCAGTTTCTGCTGAGCTATGATGATGGCCCGGCACCCGACCGCTTAAAGGATGGCGTTAAAGTAAACGGTACTGAGCAGCTGGTTAAAGCACTGGAAAATGCCGGTATGCATGCACAGTTTTTCGCCCTGGGCGAACGCATTAAACAGCAGAAAGCACCTGAAGATTTTTACGCCAGCCAGTGTCTGGGCTCCCACGGCGAAGTCCATAAAAGCCACCAGAAATGGGACGGCTGGGCCGACTCCATCAGCACCACGCGCAGCCGTCTGAATGATTACCAGCCGGGCCCTTACTGGTTCCGTCCGCCTTACGGCCAGCGCAGCGAAGCTCTGACCGCGGCACTAAAGCAGGCAGGTGAAGGCGTGATGCTGTGGAATATCGACAGCCAGGACTGGAACCGTAAACTAAGCGATAAAGACGTTGAAGACCGGGTAATAACCCTGATGTTATTGTGGCGTCGCGGTATTATTCTGTACCACGATATTCACCCGCGGGCGCTGGCGAATTTAGCCGCACTGCAGACCCTAC
- a CDS encoding phosphoglycerate kinase translates to MTVLKMADLDLSGKRVLIREDLNVPVKNGKVTSDARIRASLPTIQLALDAGAKVIVMSHLGRPEEGVYDEESSIKPVAAHLAGLLGRDVNVIKDFREGVEVAAGEVVLLENVRFNKGEKKDADELAQAYAALCDVFVMDAFGTAHRAQASTHGVAKFAPVACAGPLLAAELDALGKALATPARPLVAIVGGSKVSTKLEVLESLSDICDQIIVGGGIANTFLAAAGKPVGKSLCEEDLIPAAKKLMEKVSIPLPTDVVCGKEFSESAAATLKSADAVEADDMIFDIGPDSAKALAEQLKSAKTIIWNGPVGVFEFDQFGEGTKALSLAIAESDAFSIAGGGDTLAAVDKYEIADKVSYISTGGGAFLEFVEGKVLPAVAILEERAK, encoded by the coding sequence ATGACTGTATTGAAAATGGCCGATCTGGATCTGAGCGGTAAGCGCGTTCTGATCCGTGAAGACCTGAACGTTCCGGTTAAGAATGGCAAGGTCACATCCGATGCGCGTATCCGTGCGTCGCTGCCAACCATTCAGCTGGCTTTGGATGCCGGTGCCAAGGTGATTGTTATGTCCCACCTGGGTCGTCCGGAAGAAGGCGTGTACGACGAAGAATCGTCCATCAAGCCGGTTGCTGCCCACCTGGCTGGCCTGCTTGGCCGTGATGTTAACGTCATTAAAGATTTCCGCGAAGGCGTTGAAGTCGCCGCTGGCGAAGTGGTGCTGCTGGAAAACGTGCGCTTTAACAAAGGCGAGAAAAAAGACGCCGACGAACTGGCGCAGGCGTATGCAGCGCTGTGTGATGTGTTCGTGATGGATGCCTTTGGTACCGCTCACCGCGCTCAGGCGTCTACTCACGGTGTGGCCAAGTTTGCGCCGGTTGCCTGTGCCGGCCCGTTGCTGGCGGCTGAACTGGACGCACTGGGCAAAGCCCTGGCGACTCCGGCGCGTCCGCTGGTGGCCATCGTTGGTGGTTCAAAAGTGTCGACCAAACTGGAAGTGCTGGAAAGCCTGTCCGATATCTGTGATCAGATCATCGTTGGTGGTGGTATCGCCAATACTTTCCTGGCCGCAGCGGGCAAGCCGGTGGGCAAATCCCTGTGTGAAGAAGACCTGATTCCGGCAGCGAAAAAGCTGATGGAAAAAGTCTCTATTCCGCTGCCAACCGACGTGGTGTGCGGTAAAGAATTCTCCGAATCAGCAGCCGCGACACTGAAAAGCGCCGATGCGGTAGAAGCCGACGATATGATCTTCGATATCGGTCCGGATTCCGCCAAAGCACTGGCCGAACAACTGAAGAGCGCCAAAACCATTATCTGGAACGGCCCGGTGGGCGTGTTCGAATTCGACCAGTTCGGTGAAGGCACCAAAGCCCTGTCACTGGCGATTGCCGAATCTGATGCCTTCTCTATTGCCGGCGGTGGTGACACTCTGGCCGCTGTTGATAAATATGAAATTGCCGATAAAGTGTCTTACATCTCGACCGGTGGCGGCGCTTTCCTGGAGTTCGTAGAAGGCAAAGTACTGCCTGCGGTTGCGATTCTGGAAGAACGCGCCAAGTAA
- a CDS encoding YfaP family protein: protein MFKSCLRLSSLLLATSLALPAAALEIKVLSAVVKDEKIADAKITWQRNGESSVRTTSTANGIASASSTLADDNDTTMIIDKAGYSTLVVKCPCDGFTYALSPVMQNLDGLRVVLTWGSTPSDLDSHLTYPANHVYYVKKQGRDANLDVDDTDSYGPETITIEQKHDGERYVYAVHDYTNRNSKTSAALGNSSARVQVYVGQTLIRTYNVKPQQTASSWVVFGIDENGAFHDIDQYLSLNREGLASHLNSLISAESFESHSLITDAIKKEAKRINTRGEKLYGEKKLEEAMYAFQDAVNLYPSFGQAYSNLGLTYQKLDRTAEALWANRKAIELASGKNKDRVQASSYYNIARIYEASGRWQDALDNFRKAKSLREHSAYDSGITRMQEKLNQQ, encoded by the coding sequence ATGTTCAAATCCTGCTTACGCCTCAGCAGCCTGCTGCTGGCAACCTCACTGGCTTTGCCTGCTGCTGCACTGGAAATCAAAGTGCTGAGCGCCGTGGTTAAAGACGAAAAAATCGCCGATGCCAAAATCACCTGGCAGCGCAACGGTGAAAGCTCGGTACGCACCACATCGACGGCCAACGGTATCGCCAGCGCCAGCAGCACTCTGGCCGACGATAACGATACCACCATGATTATTGACAAGGCCGGTTACTCCACACTGGTTGTGAAGTGCCCGTGTGATGGCTTTACCTACGCCCTGTCACCGGTAATGCAGAACCTCGATGGTCTGCGCGTGGTACTGACCTGGGGTAGCACACCATCCGATCTGGACTCTCACCTGACCTACCCGGCGAATCACGTGTACTACGTGAAGAAACAGGGCCGTGATGCCAATCTGGATGTGGATGACACCGACAGCTACGGTCCGGAAACCATCACCATCGAACAGAAGCACGACGGCGAACGCTACGTTTACGCCGTGCACGATTACACCAACCGCAACAGCAAAACCTCCGCCGCACTGGGTAACAGCAGCGCCCGCGTGCAGGTTTATGTTGGCCAGACGCTGATCCGTACCTATAACGTAAAACCACAGCAGACCGCCTCCAGCTGGGTGGTGTTCGGCATCGATGAAAACGGCGCCTTCCACGATATTGATCAGTACCTGAGCCTGAACCGTGAAGGTCTGGCCTCGCACCTGAACAGCCTGATCAGCGCGGAATCCTTCGAGAGCCACTCACTGATCACCGACGCCATCAAAAAAGAAGCCAAGCGGATTAATACCCGTGGCGAAAAACTCTATGGCGAGAAGAAACTGGAAGAAGCTATGTACGCCTTCCAGGATGCCGTTAACCTTTACCCAAGCTTTGGCCAGGCCTACAGCAACCTGGGTCTGACCTATCAGAAGCTGGACCGTACCGCCGAAGCACTGTGGGCTAACCGCAAAGCGATTGAACTGGCATCCGGTAAAAATAAAGATCGGGTACAGGCCAGCAGTTACTACAACATTGCCCGTATTTATGAAGCCAGTGGCCGCTGGCAGGATGCGCTGGACAACTTCCGCAAAGCCAAGTCGCTGCGTGAGCACAGCGCTTACGACAGTGGCATCACACGGATGCAGGAAAAACTGAACCAGCAATAA